The genomic interval CGCGACGAGCGTCACCTCGGCGCCGAGGGTGTGCAGCAGGTGGACGTTGGAGCGGGCGACGCGGCTGTGCAGTACGTCGCCGACGATCGTGATGCGGCGCCCGTCGAGGTCGCGCCCTATGCCGGCGTCCGCGCCGACCAGACGGCGGCGCATCGTGAAGGCATCGAGCAGCGCCTGGGTGGGGTGCTCGTGCGTGCCGTCGCCCGCGTTGACGACCGCGCCGTCGATCCAGCCGGACGTGGCGAGGCGGTACGGGGCGCCGGAGGCGTGGTGACGGATGACGACGGCGTCGGCGCCCATCGCCTCCAGGGTCAGCGCGGTGTCCTTGAGCGACTCGCCCTTGGAGACGGACGAGCCCTTGGCGGAGAAGTTGATGACGTCGGCGGAGAGGCGCTTGGCGGCGGCCTCGAAAGAGATGCGGGTCCGGGTCGAGTCCTCGAAGAAGAGGTTGACGACGGTTCGTCCGCGCAGGGTCGGCAGCTTCTTGATCGGCCGGTCGGCCACGCGGGCCATCTCCTCGGCGGTGTCGAGGATCAGCACGGCATCGTCGCGGGTGAGGTCGGCGGCCGAGATGAGGTGGCGCTTCATCTGGTGCTCCGTGGTTCGTGAAGGGGCGCTGGTGTGAAGGCGGGCAGGGCAGGCTCGGGTACGGGCCCGGTCTCGCTCTTCGGGTCCGTACGGGAAAGCGCTACTGCTCGCCGGCCGGAGCGGTCTGCTGGAGGCCGAGCAGTACGGCGTCACGGCCGTCCTCCTCGGACAGCTGGACCTTGACCGTCTC from Streptomyces spiramyceticus carries:
- a CDS encoding aspartate carbamoyltransferase catalytic subunit, translating into MKRHLISAADLTRDDAVLILDTAEEMARVADRPIKKLPTLRGRTVVNLFFEDSTRTRISFEAAAKRLSADVINFSAKGSSVSKGESLKDTALTLEAMGADAVVIRHHASGAPYRLATSGWIDGAVVNAGDGTHEHPTQALLDAFTMRRRLVGADAGIGRDLDGRRITIVGDVLHSRVARSNVHLLHTLGAEVTLVAPPTLVPIGVEHWPCEVSYDLDEVLPKSDAVMMLRVQRERMNAAFFPTEREYSRRYGLDGDRMARMPGHAIVMHPGPMNRGMEITAQVADSDRCTAVEQVANGVSTRMAVLYLLLGGNEPAISPSATPGSNHARTEETK